AcatcttgagaagaaaaagagTAGAGAGAAACAGCTATGGATTACCGAATGCTTGGAGTTTTCCAGAGTGGAAGTCATTCAAAAGGCTGAGGAGCCCCCTCTCCATCTCCTGGACATCGGAGACGTCGGTGAGGAAGGAGTGCTGGATCGGGGTTGACTGAGCGCCTTTGCCTTCTCCACCCTGAGGTTTGGTCTTTTCTTTCATCACTCTGTAAAAAGGgtgcaataaaaaattaattgccTATAATTACCTTTAAAGAGAGATATTTTTTCAGGCTGTTCTAGattaaggaaaaaacaagacATCCGAATAAGATCAATACTAAATAAAAACAGCCATTTCAAGCAGAAACCAAAAGAACAGGCTATGAAAATCTcaaacaaatgtataaaatataactaCTAAGGTATATAAAGAGTTGAGTAATGTACTTTTACTCTATGGTAATTCTTTGGACTgcaaaaaaaactgaagagagaattagtaaGTCTTTTTACTAGCCTGTGTTTCATATTTCACTTCTCCATAAACATATTCTGCCTTCCCATCTAACTTTATCCTAGCTGTTCCCTGAACTATGGGCTGTCCAACAAGTGGTTATGGGGCCCCTACTCTGTAGCTGACATGGTGCCAGACACTGAGTATATGAATGCGTGCAGGCCATCGGTGACTGCACTGAAGCACGCCCAGTCTAAGGAGAAAGACAGACATAAACTCACAAGCAACATGTGACGGAGCGCTAGAACCTGTTGGTCACACCCATAGAGCTGTCTCTAATCTCTCCTCCTCCACTGCCACTGTCCTATACCTGACCCAACTACTCCAGCAGCTTCCCAGCTGGTCTCTACGTGTAGTCTCTGAGCCCACAGAGCAGtcaagtcaatttttaaaaagtaaagtcagATCACATAATTTACTTAATGCAAAGCTTTCAGTAGTCCGATAACCTGAAGAAATTCTATCCTCTCTTGTATGTCGATGCTCTACACATTCTGAATCTCTTTTGCTTCCTAGGAATCCCTTCTCTCATCTCCTTGCAGCTAATCCTCTGCCCACGTTAGCACCCTTCCCCTCACTGCCATCCTTGCCAGGCTACCTCCCACACATGCTTCAAGTCTCAGTTTAAATGTGATCTGCTCAGGAAGGCCCTTTCCGAACCCCTAGAGTAAGCTAGTTCTCATTACACACGTCTAGCATATGCCAGGCTCTCAAACTCTGGAGTGATGGTGCTATACATACTGTGATAtgggagcagagagaaagaacagTCTACTCAACCTAAGGGTAGCAGAGAAAACTTCCTAAAGGTGATATGTGAGTGAAGGCTTAAAGACTAGGAGTGAACCAGGCAAAAATGGGAGAGGGGGTTGTGTGTTACTTTTATAACCCCGACACGTGCTATAGATCCTGACGTAACACATATATTCAGGACTCAGTTAATTTCTACACAACACAGCACGAAGACCTCTTTCCCACAAGTGCACTCGCCACAATATGGGTAAGACGAATAGGGTGTACGGGGGGCTGTGAGTGTGTGGGCAAAGGCGGCAAGACTAATTAATTCCTGTGAAAAGAAATCAACTTAGAACACATAGGCCGTCGACACTAGGTCACTAACAGTTCTTCACAAAACGGGATTTGTAATTTTACATACATGATATTAGATTTACTATCACTATCTAGtatcttgctactcaaagtgctGTCCAAGACCTGTACCATCAGTATTACCGGTGAGCTTATCAGAAATGTTTAGCTGAAGCCCCATCCCGAACTAACTGattcagaatctacattttaaaaacattcccAGGAGATCCATATTCACattaaaatctcagataaacCACTACGGACTATAAGGTTTCAGTatagcaaaattttttttctttcaaattggaAGCTTTATCCAAGTAAGTGTTTTGCATCAGTTCATCACTTAACcttctcagaaaagaaaataaaaatctgtttcttcttaCTTCGGTGTTTTTGATCATGTCACACTGTCTCActttatgttaaaataattcaattaaaaagcaCTCACTGAAATTATACTATGTGCAAAGCCCCACTCTAAATACTGTCTGGCACACAAGACCCAGCCCTCAGGAAGCCCACATTCTAGAAGAgggtaaagaaataaaagcacaaggTAGAAAAGACAATGAGATACAAATAAACTGATGCAAAAATTTGTAAAAAGGAATGATTTCCTTTCAAATCTCTTGGCTTTCTTTCCTCATCAACCATAACCATATTCAAAATCTGATTCTAAATTAAACTCCTCCAGGAGGAAAACCCCTTTCCAATCTGATAGTATATTAAAAAGAAGCccttataactttatttttcatttagtcCTTATTGGAATGTTCTTTTCCAAGGGTCTCTGGCTATGTCCCTTTTGTTTCCTCAAAGACAGTGTGAGATCATCACCAGCAATCTTGTCCAGTGGCTACAAAGTGCTACAAGCATTACTTCCTTAACTAACTCTCATGATGAGCTTGCAGTTAGAAGCTTATTTAATCATAATTATCTAGAGGATTGAGATtatgaaatgctttttctcttaAGATATTATCCTGCTTTCCAAATATCTAACCCTACAAAATACTCATATATGCAGcaataataggtaacatttaaACTTGCCCCTTTTCCTTTAAAGCCTTAAGACAAATATTAATATGTTCACTAAATATTAATACTGATACTTCTAGGTGGTAGGATTTTagtattcttctgtttcttctttgaatttttcctgtgtttaaatatttacaataaatacaAATCACTTCTATTAAAACAGTGaactcattctttaaaaaaaaataaaactaccaaagCACAAAcactcagcttaaaaaaaaacaaccaccagaTGTCTTTTCCATTTCTGGGTAACTCATCAACTTTGTCTGCAAGTTTTCttgctctgtattttttttttaatatttatttatttggttgcattgggtcttagttgcggctcgaggGCTCGTTACTTGCGGCATGCAGATTCCTTAGTTACGGtgggcaggctccttagttgcagcatgcatgtgggatacagttcccggactagggatcgaacccgggccccctgcattgggagcacagagtcttatccactgtgccacctgggaagtccctgctttgtatattttaatatgagACAAAGTAAGAGCCTTAAAGCCAATCATTCATTCTGCATTTTCTAATCTCTATACACTGTAACCttcaaaaaattcttttctaaatcACATGTAATATGTGCCTCAAAAGTCAAACCAAGAGGAAAAACATGTTGTAAGAATTAGTGGATTTAGTATTTACTTTATAGCATTTTGCTGTGATAATGTGAAAGAAGAGAATTCACCTTTTTAACTTTGGTCGCTGTGAAGTTGACTGTGATGCAGGATTTGAAAACCCCGTGCTTTTACTAACTGGAATGGCATTTTTTTTGGCATTAACAACCTGAGTAGAGTGGGCACTAAAAGACTTAGGACTCCTCCTCTTCACTTTGCGCTCCTCCATTGTTTTAAGTTCCTTACTGCACCAAGGCCAGCTTCTTATGACCTAAGGAAATACagcaaaattatacatatatgctATAATACGCCAAAATGAAAGGGCTTCAAAGACCCACTTCACGGGCTGTAAGAGGATCAAGAATTTCAGAGGTCATTAAAGAAAGTTAGAACAAGGATTCTTAAGCTTAGTTTACTGTATTATGTACACAGAAGCCCTAACCAAAACTGCCTGTTAGACAAAAAATTTTTTCACTGTTTATTAATTCATCCCACAAAAATTTACTCTCTTCTACATGTCAGGCACTATTTGGGGCATTGGGGAGACAGTACTGaacaagacaaagtccctgccctcaatgTTCCCTACATTCTTATCGAAGGGGAACAACATATAAACACTAAACAAATCATCCAGCCTGACTCAAGCTTTATGTGCCCCTTAGGTCTCCCTTCTAAAACGTATTCTTTGAAAAACCACCTAGATACAAACAGATATATAACTGACATGGGTACCTGCCTTTTAATTAGCAACTAGAAACCTTATTTCAACTACCAAGTAGAAATTCAGTTGCTGCCTAGAGTTAATACTGGTTCTAGTTCCTTGATCAAATGAAGTTCTGTAAAATTAAACTTGTTCCATcacaattttaaatttactttctctACCTATTTCCAATGAAACATGAAACTTTATtatatatgtttagttttgtcaATGTCAAAAAAGTTACACTATGAAGTTACAGTTGGTCCTTCCATAGAGAATATGTGTAAAACCTTCTATTTATCCAGTACTTTCCCTTTATGTATCAACCAGCTTTATTTCTCTAACAGCCACCCATCTAAAAATATCCTTccacatttcctttttatttatgcaTAATATTAAATTCTTCCTAAATATATTGTTTCATGCATCATAAGATGAGAAATTTATATGGCTATTCTCATCAGATTGTAAAGTGCACTAGGACTGTTAGGTCTTTTATTGTATGTTGTGTTGAATTTAATCATTCTATGACCATTCAAAAAGTCTCAAATCCACTGATGTCACTCCTCAAGTAattatttgagaattttaatgaaaatagattttttttggcTACTGTCTGGACTCCGAGCTACTAGCACTGTTATTTAAACCATTGAGCTCAGTTGGCTCAGGCTGACTCTAGACAATCATAACTGGAGCTAAACCTCCAAAGGACCAAAGGCTGTAAAGGAGAGGCTCTATTGCCCAGTCTCTAATCCCAGATAACGAACGTAAATCCGCTTAAATCTTGGCTAACAATTTTTCCTTTAAGAAGCATTTTAAGTAACAGAACAGACATTTTGGGGTTGTTTCAGCATGCAAcacaaattaaatgtttaaaaaataactgactAGAGAAGATGAGATATCAGTTCTCCAAAGAGGCAAGGATCCGTATAAATTTATGATACACATAAACACACTGGTTTTCGAATTTAATTATGCTTATACACAGTTGGTGACACaagaataatacttttaaaaaaccagGAAACAATGCAAATAAACCAACAGTAGTCTAAACTATTGATAAGATGTTCTGAGGGGCCAGGGCTCGAAAATTATGCTTTTTTGGTTAGATAACATCACTACTACAAGAGCACCGAAACCCTTCTTTTATACCAAGCAGCAAGGAACCATTCAGAGAAGACCTTCATAGACTACAGCTCGTAGTCTAACTCACACATTAGTTTGAGAGCCAGGAACCCACAGCCTCCAAGCCGGAGAACTAGAAATTCCTCTTGACTTCACCTCATTGCCCTTCCCTAACCAGCCGTCACGGAGAACCTTCCCCGCCCAGAATCCGAGAGCGGCCAGAACCGGTGGTGGGAGGGGCCTACAGGGGAACATTAAGGGGGTGCC
The genomic region above belongs to Phocoena sinus isolate mPhoSin1 chromosome 12, mPhoSin1.pri, whole genome shotgun sequence and contains:
- the CCDC28A gene encoding coiled-coil domain-containing protein 28A isoform X2, producing the protein MEERKVKRRSPKSFSAHSTQVVNAKKNAIPVSKSTGFSNPASQSTSQRPKLKRVMKEKTKPQGGEGKGAQSTPIQHSFLTDVSDVQEMERGLLSLLNDFHSGKLQAFGNECSIEQMEHVREMQEKLARLNLELYGELEELPEDKRKAASDSNLDRLLSDLLNVISRNLKEALIS
- the CCDC28A gene encoding coiled-coil domain-containing protein 28A isoform X1, whose protein sequence is MEERKVKRRSPKSFSAHSTQVVNAKKNAIPVSKSTGFSNPASQSTSQRPKLKRVMKEKTKPQGGEGKGAQSTPIQHSFLTDVSDVQEMERGLLSLLNDFHSGKLQAFGNECSIEQMEHVREMQEKLARLNLELYGELEELPEDKRKAASDSNLDRLLSDLEELNSSIQKLHLADAQDVPNTSAG